Within the Solibacillus silvestris genome, the region TCTTTATAATAGTTGACTAATTCCGGAATAAATACACGAGGTACCGAATCTCCTTCGATGACTCCCATCATTGTTTTTCCTTCCGCCATAATATCGTTATGGACATCGATTGTCATCTCAGGTGTCACCCCTACAATCGCACAAGTACCTAATGGACGTAATGCATTAAGGGATTGCTTCACAACTGGTGGCACACCTGTCGTTTCAACTGCATAGTTTGAACCGCCGTTTGTAATCTTTTTAACCTCGGCAACGACATCAACATTTCGGCCATTTAATACATGCGTCGCTCCTAGTTCCTTTGCAAACTTCAGTCGTGAGTCATGGACGTCAACGGCAATAATATGTTTACAGCCTACAATTTTTGCTGCCATCAACGCAGATAAACCAACAGCACCGCATCCGTATATGACAATTGTAGAACCAAATTGTGGTCGAAGTCGATTTAATACTGTCCCGGCACCTGTTTGAATACCACAGCCCAGAGGACCAAGCAACGCTAAATCAACATCCTTATCTACTTTTACAACATTTCGCTCATGCGCAATTGCATATGTTCCGAATGAAGACTGACCGAAAAATGTTGCTAACTCAGCACCATCTTTTGATAGACGTGTTGTATAATCATCCTGAACGCCGCCAAAGTTGAGTGGGTTAAACGTATCACATACTGTTGGATGACCTGTTAAACAGTTTGGACACGTCCCGCAATGTGCAAACGATATGACAACATGGTCACCCTTTTCTAAACTTGTCACACCTTCTCCCACTTCTTCTACAATTCCAGATCCTTCATGTCCAAGAACAGCTGGAAGCGGAGCAATTGCTAAATCACGTGCTACCGCGTCTGTATGACAAACACCTGTTGCTACAATTTTAATCAACACTTCATTTGCTTTTGGGGATGCTAGTTCTACTTCCTGCAAGACAAAATCTTTTCCTTGTGCTTCAGTTACAGCTGCAGTAATTTTCATTTCAATGTGGCTCCTTATTTGTTAATTTATTCTCACCTACCTTACTATTCCCAATCATTTTGTAATTACACTTATAAAAAAAGAGACTTATAAAACAAAAAACTGTGTAAAAGCGATGGCACTTTTACACAGCATTATTCATAACAAAACACTCTATAAAACTTTATAGGTGGGTAGTCATTTGGTAAAGCTCGTCTGCAGTAATTGCAACATCTCTCGTTTCTTGACCGATGTTGCCGATGACACTGCCCAAATTTGTTATATCCATTGCGACTTCCTTTATTTGCGCTTCATTTTGTTCGATTGCCTTCAAAATTTGCTGAAATATCGTTTGGGTATTGATCGATACATCCAAACCTGAATCCACCCTCAACTGAACCCTTTCAATCATTTGAACAGCAGTCGACGTTAGCAGCGTGGATGTCTGGATGAGATTTGTTATATTTTCTACAGAGCTTTTCGATTGTTCCGCCAGTTTCCGTACTTCCTGTGCGACAACAGCAAACCCCTTACCATGTTCCCCCGCTCTTGCTGCTTCAATCGAGGCATTTAATGCAAGTAAATTTGTTTGGTCTGCAATATTTTTAACAAGGGCCACAATATCGATAATCTGTTCGGAAGACGTTTTTAAATTCCCGATCAGTTGTCCCATTTCAACCGTACTATCCCTAATTTCAAGCATCTCCTGCTCCAGCCTTGTAACTTCGCTGTTCCCTGTCACTGCATCTGTATGTATATGCTGTACAATTTTAACATTAGATTCAATCGTACTACTTATCTGAAATGTATGGCTGTTTACTTGTTCAATCGATTGGTTCGTTTCTTCCGTTAAGTCTGCGAGATTTTGAATAATGGCGGATAATTTATCCTTCAGTTCAAACTTTACAACATTATATTGTTCTTTTCGAAGATTCAAATTTTCCTTTTCATACTCCTCTAAAACAATCTGCATCTCAAGGTTTATAAGTTTTGACACATTTAATTGAATAATTTCTCTTCCTGCAACATCCGCTATGTCTTTACTGATAAGCATAATCATTGTTTCCTGCAACTTTTGAAATGTGCCCATATACCATTTTGGATCCAACCCGATTTTGAAATGCATGCGGGCGAGTTTTCTTTTCGCTTCGATTGTTTCTTCATTAAAAACCCCGTCAAACATGGAAATAATGTAAGAACTCAATGTTTTCTTTAAGCGATCAATTTTTGTACGCTCTTCGATTATCTTTTTTAAAGATGGTACGGCTAATACATTTTCATAAAATACATCCGTAATCTCGGATACTCCCGCTGCAATTGCTGGTTGATATGACTTTATGCGCCGTAAATTTTCTTCCGCTATACCAATCAAGTTCATCTGCTGTGCTAATTCAGGCATGCTTGTCAATTCAATCACAGGATTAAAGTCATTCACTTTCTCCAATTGCTGTGCCTTTTCTACCGATGTCTTCTGCTTCCACCACATTACCATTATCCTCGCCCCAACACT harbors:
- a CDS encoding aryl-alcohol dehydrogenase, which produces MKITAAVTEAQGKDFVLQEVELASPKANEVLIKIVATGVCHTDAVARDLAIAPLPAVLGHEGSGIVEEVGEGVTSLEKGDHVVISFAHCGTCPNCLTGHPTVCDTFNPLNFGGVQDDYTTRLSKDGAELATFFGQSSFGTYAIAHERNVVKVDKDVDLALLGPLGCGIQTGAGTVLNRLRPQFGSTIVIYGCGAVGLSALMAAKIVGCKHIIAVDVHDSRLKFAKELGATHVLNGRNVDVVAEVKKITNGGSNYAVETTGVPPVVKQSLNALRPLGTCAIVGVTPEMTIDVHNDIMAEGKTMMGVIEGDSVPRVFIPELVNYYKDGKFPFDRLVKFYEFEQINEAFEDSKNGTTIKPILKIAK
- a CDS encoding chemotaxis protein, translating into MVMWWKQKTSVEKAQQLEKVNDFNPVIELTSMPELAQQMNLIGIAEENLRRIKSYQPAIAAGVSEITDVFYENVLAVPSLKKIIEERTKIDRLKKTLSSYIISMFDGVFNEETIEAKRKLARMHFKIGLDPKWYMGTFQKLQETMIMLISKDIADVAGREIIQLNVSKLINLEMQIVLEEYEKENLNLRKEQYNVVKFELKDKLSAIIQNLADLTEETNQSIEQVNSHTFQISSTIESNVKIVQHIHTDAVTGNSEVTRLEQEMLEIRDSTVEMGQLIGNLKTSSEQIIDIVALVKNIADQTNLLALNASIEAARAGEHGKGFAVVAQEVRKLAEQSKSSVENITNLIQTSTLLTSTAVQMIERVQLRVDSGLDVSINTQTIFQQILKAIEQNEAQIKEVAMDITNLGSVIGNIGQETRDVAITADELYQMTTHL